TGTTATCTCTTTACAAACAGGTAAATTATTTCCACCAAGACCAACACACACATAGAAAGTCATATAGGACAGAAGTACCATACCCTTAGCTATGAATCTTTATCATCTCCGTTGGTCTGGTTCTCTTTATAAGCTCAGGAACGCTGCTCCAAGTTgggcacacaaacacagatagaGACTCGGGAAGCCATTTTCCCGTAGCACTCAATGTGAAATCCGGGTTGCTTCCTAGCAGGTCCGCACTACGTGTATATACAACAGCTGATCGCGTCACACAGCAATACTCTGCTAGACTATCAGAGCATTACCTATCACCTCCGTGAAAATGTCTGACGCTCCGAAGAAGGCCGCTAAGCCCAGGAAGCCTAAGGCTCCTGCGGCTCATCCACCAAGCCGAACCATGATCACCGCTGCGATCGAATCCTTGAAGGAACGCAATGGTTCTTCCTTCGCAGCCATCAAGAAGTACGTGGCGGCCAACTACAAGTTTGACGTGGAGAAGCAGGGCCATGTCCTGAAACGGTCGCTGAAGAGCATGGTCGTCGGCGGGACCCTCATCCAAACCAAGGGTACTGGTGCCTCCGGCTCCTTCAAAATCAGCGTGGCAGCGAAGAAGGCAGCTAAGCCCAAGAAGCCAAAGGTGAAGAAGGCAGCTAAGCCCAAGAAGCCAAAGGTGAAGAAGGCTGCCAAGCCCAAGAAGCCAAAGGCAAAGAAGTCCCCGAAGAAGGCAAAGAAACCTGCAGCGAAGAAAG
This genomic stretch from Branchiostoma floridae strain S238N-H82 chromosome 13, Bfl_VNyyK, whole genome shotgun sequence harbors:
- the LOC118428993 gene encoding late histone H1-like; this translates as MSDAPKKAAKPRKPKAPAAHPPSRTMITAAIESLKERNGSSFAAIKKYVAANYKFDVEKQGHVLKRSLKSMVVGGTLIQTKGTGASGSFKISVAAKKAAKPKKPKVKKAAKPKKPKVKKAAKPKKPKAKKSPKKAKKPAAKKAKPAKKPAAKKAKPAKKAAKKPAKKAAKKPAKKAAKK